ACTACTCCTAAGAAAGAACAAAATTGCATTCAAAATCCAATAAATCTATATTCTTGAGCTTTGATGACAATATTAAAAGGTATTGTCTGTGAGACCCCAATACAATAAGGTTGTTAGTAGTAATGTATGTTTTCCAAAAAAGCaaattgtaaaaagaaaaaaaaacttgatttcTATGCTAACCAAATCTATATTAAAGCATGCACTTAAGTGTTGGtacaaaataattgaattaacaATTGATTTTGAGAGTTTGACATGTATGaggtaaaacaaaatattttagggatgcaaattcaacaaatcaagaaagataagaagatttgatttttttgaagAATTACTTAAAGTTTTGTAATGCATCAACATGCAAGATTGCAAGCAAATTTTTACCTCACTTTCTATCAATTGTTAGATATTTTGAAGTACAAGCTACAGAGAATGAAAATTTCTTGAGTACTGTATGCATCAATAATGGGAAACCATGTGTGTATTATGATTTTTACAAAGCCATAGATTATAGAAGGAATGAGAGGATTACATGGCAAAAGAGTATTAAAGTGTTATTTCTTAAATACATCAAAGGAACCTTAAGTATTACATTATATTTCAAGGGATCATAATTAGATGTCGAAGACTCTATTGAGTTAGATTTTGCTGGTGATCTTAATTAAATGGTATCATTGTCTATTATTTACACTTGCAAGAGCGTTAAGAACTTGGTTATCCAAGTTATAGTCTACTATAAAAGTTGAGTACATAACAACTACCTGTAAGTGAGTTATCAAGATTCAAAGGTTAATCGTGTAACTCATGTATAAATAACAAAAGTttgttatatattgtaacaaTGAGAGTGCCTTGCTGAATAATTCATCTCATTGAAAAAACACATAAGTATATgctattatgaaaaataataaataaagaaaatgttgaCATGTAAAAGATTCACATCGTTAAAAAACCTAACATGTATGATGACAAGgtcaattaacattaataagATCAATTAACATTGATAAGGTTGATTAACATATACCACAtgagtgaaaaaataaaatatagtataaaagaTTTGAttaatttcatctaaatttttaaGCAAGAAAATGTGAGAAAAGAAATTTTACATTAAGAAATATTTACTTTATACTTACTTTTCTTGTAATAAAAGAAACACGGTTTTCATAGTAAAACAAAccaaaaacacttttttttttctattgccTTGGTGGCtaagagaaaaattaagaaaagaaaaataggttCTCCTTTAAGATTATCCTAGTTTCTTCTTCttacttttgttttctctttagAAATAGAAAGATATATAGGTAATcataatttacttttctttaatGAAATTACATCATTATCTATTGTCTGATTTGTACTTAttcctatattttattttagttttaagtttttacGTTATTGCTCTTTTTACCTAACCTGaaataatttagtaattttcttcttcatgttgCATTGTAACATTTCAATGTGATGCACCTATCAAAATGTCAGGCCTATCTTAATTGAATCATTTTAAACGACAAATTCAGTGTTTGGCTGTATTAGCTGCATGAAATGGGCAATACAAAGTCATGAGGCGGCAATCTGCAGTCAGCTACACTTTCTTCTGTTTCTACATATATATAAAGTCAAATCCCATGAGTCACAGAACTTTAGTGTTGAAGAATTacgaaattttaaaatgatgaaGATCAATGTAATATGGCCCTTGTTTTACATCATAGTTCCCTTAGCATTTGGGGAGTTGAAGGTTGGATTCTATGATTCTTCATGCCCAAAAGCAGAGTCCATTGTCAATAAACTTGTGCAGAATCGATTCGATCGTGACAAGACTATTACTGCAGCTTTGCTTCGCTTGCATTTCCATGACTGTGCTGTCAGAGTAAGATACAGTTAACTCTGCAGAATCGATTCAATCGCTTTTATCTgttcattttgaatttctgtgtcTAATGTTTATACTTTATGATCATTCTGTTTTTATATATCCTAGCTGATTGTTCGTTTTACtttctatttcaaaatttcaagttTTCATCACTATGAAATATAACTTTCCATGTTTTACAGTacatataacaaatttatatctACAATAATGTGTATGATTTTGTTAAGTAAATTGATTCTCAAATATTAGTCCAATATTCTAAAACCATTAGAAAATCGAGACCTAAGGACCACAATGTAGGAGGAATTAATcgtataagaaaaaaaaacgtactAGTTTTATATGTacttttataagtatttttcaTACTATATAACATTGTTCTTCAACAAAATTGAGAATATTAGAATGGTAAGATTTGGATGAATTTCCGTATTGTAGATTGTAACACGTGAGCTGCATGATGGGAGTGAACGACATGTTATTATGAATGAAAGACAGGTGGAACGTGATCAGGGACACGTGGAACTTGATCAGCAGGAGGTGGAGAGCAGACGCAGCACTAGGATTCGTAAGGAAAATTCTCTTTTAAAAGGATTTGCGCGTTAGTTGGGGGGCATGTGTAATGTGGCAAGTATCTCTCTCTCTTCCAGAATTTCCTCACTGCTCTTTCTGTTCTCTGACCTTACCCATTTTCTGTGCAGGACGACCCTCTGTTCATGCAGCCGATAATATTTTTGGGATTCTATTTCGTTACATTTCCCTTACAGAATCCATAAACTTCTTTTTATATTGTTGTTGACAGAGACATTGATTCATTTAAATAAGATTCATTCCATTTTGAATTTTCCTATCATACTACTGCATCATTACTGTTACATTGGTGCTTTCATCGACTCCAATGGCTGAGAACACACGTTTAAAAGATTTACAGACACAGGTTACCTCGTTGGTGAGCTGGATGGAAAAGCAAAATGATAGAGATAAGATGAATCAAGACCTGATTGATAAAACAGAGCAGCGTATGAATCAGATGCAGATAGCCATTGATCATCTAATCAAACTTCAAACTCAGCACGTTGGTGATACGAACTCAAAGAATGGAGCACAGTCTGCAAATTCCGGGATGTTCTCTGTAGCGATGCCTGTTCGCGACATATCGTTGGGTTTTCCTCATTTCGATGGTCACACTCCAGTGTTAGAATGGATCTTTAAGGCAGAAAAATTCTTCAATTACCACAATACTCCGGATTTGGAGAGAGTGGAAATAGCTGCGATGCATTTTGAGAAGGATGTTATTCCATGGTTTCAGATGTTGCAGAAGGAGCATGTCTTCCAGtcttggaatgatttgaaacgTGCCCTGGAGTCCCAATTTGGTCCTTCCCCGTTTGATAACCCCATGGCTGAGTTGTTCAAATTGACACAAAATGGTACAGTTGCTGATTACTACCTGAAATTCATGAGTTTAGCCAATCGATCTGAAGGGTTAACTTCTGAAGTTCTTTTAAATTGCTTTTTGAGTGGGTTGAATAAGGATATTAGACGCGATGTGGTAGCTCAGAGTCCTCCAAATTTATTGAGAGCTGTGTCACTGGCTAAATTGTTCGAGGAAAAATATGTCCCTGAGGCTAGTGTTCGAAACCCACCACAGGGCCATCGATATTCCAATATTACCTTCAATTCTAACCAGAATAATGTTCCTAG
This sequence is a window from Vigna angularis cultivar LongXiaoDou No.4 chromosome 2, ASM1680809v1, whole genome shotgun sequence. Protein-coding genes within it:
- the LOC128193372 gene encoding peroxidase 66-like, with protein sequence MMKINVIWPLFYIIVPLAFGELKVGFYDSSCPKAESIVNKLVQNRFDRDKTITAALLRLHFHDCAVRIVTRELHDGSERHVIMNERQVERDQGHVELDQQEVESRRSTRIRKENSLLKGFARRPSVHAADNIFGILFRYISLTESINFFLYCC